A window from Musa acuminata AAA Group cultivar baxijiao chromosome BXJ3-10, Cavendish_Baxijiao_AAA, whole genome shotgun sequence encodes these proteins:
- the LOC103968419 gene encoding ankyrin repeat protein SKIP35: MEGENTIVTVDEKDHVHLVKESQPEDILCPEMEMDENENGVIGCADGSAGFEGEMGEESNVVFSREAPILTKGSLISKGHCCGSKVRSKSSELMESEIQRKDKNKQEKKLSRQERIELGRLFQGAVSSQDLELAENLILLADPLTLNDMLCIALDSIWFLTTRQELNGITGLIKKIVANGANDFTRAALRTSFLASCVSACQSKTMSLADTVGIMAHRLHERLQECHGDEVLKAEAGAKVQKFTEWALKCIGVHSRCQENKGRRSHSTILEVQLQLSAFKNFLDLAGNNLTGKDFTEAFDAACFPLTLFSTSGISATVIQGLLGMLVEGGADNVNQCFLEASRFGSTELVRILLQIAQRNSLDIDVDLALGFASHYCKIGTMECLVEEGNAAAFLGPLMRAAERGCMQVVQWFVDRGCRDMELCLALTAAASSSQVGIASYLLPHIPQHVLAALSIEVLKAAGERSSGSLDGVAFLLRNNFLGDPAATYAVADSIARSSDEAVAPNLRAFLKEHWSEAAYAEGLSYGQNHYVNFMRILRRGGSPICLKDLPPPLVTAIAYLPLYRECREKGGQLLPQKLRGQLVEAASRVGGRPVEKNSQARELLAILGQHLPTFFLQLPNISSTLL; the protein is encoded by the exons ATGGAGGGAGAGAACACCATCGTGACGGTCGATGAGAAGGATCATGTGCATTTGGTGAAAGAGTCTCAACCAGAGGATATCTTGTGCCCGGAGATGGAAATGGATGAGAACGAGAACGGTGTCATTGGTTGCGCAGATGGTAGCGCCGGTTTTGAGGGCGAGATGGGTGAGGAAAGCAATGTTGTTTTCTCAAGGGAGGCCCCTATACTGACAAAGGGCTCTCTCATCTCCAAAGGTCATTGCTGTGGCAGCAAGGTCAGATCGAAATCCTCTGAGTTGATGGAGTCTGAAATCCAAAGGAAGGACAAAAATAAGCAGGAGAAAAAACTCAGTAGGCAGGAGAGGATTGAGCTTGGTCGCTTGTTTCAGGGTGCAGTGAGTTCTCAGGATTTAGAGCTTGCTGAGAACCTGATTCTGTTGGCTGATCCACTGACTCTCAATGATATGCTGTGCATAGCATTAGACTCTATATGGTTCCTGACAACTCGGCAAGAACTGAATGGTATTACTGGCCTGATTAAGAAGATTGTTGCCAATGGAGCGAATGACTTCACAAGGGCGGCCCTCAGGACTTCGTTTTTGGCTTCGTGTGTTTCTGCATGTCAGAGCAAAACCATGAGTTTGGCTGATACAGTGGGCATCATGGCCCATAG GTTGCATGAGCGTCTTCAGGAATGCCACGGTGATGAGGTTTTGAAGGCAGAAGCAGGTGCAAAGGTCCAGAAGTTCACAGAATGGGCCTTGAAGTGCATCGGAGTTCACTCTCGGTGCCAGGAGAATAAGGGCAGAAGGAGCCACAGCACAATTCTCGAAGTCCAACTTCAGTTGTCagcttttaagaactttttagatCTTGCTGGCAACAACCTTACAGGAAAGGATTTTACTGAAGCTTTTGATGCAGCATGCTTCCCTTTGACTCTCTTCTCTACATCTGGAATCTCGGCAACTGTAATACAAGGATTACTGGGAATGCTAGTTGAGGGCGGTGCAGATAATGTAAACCAATGCTTTCTTGAAGCTTCAAGATTTGGAAGTACAGAGCTCGTACGAATTTTACTACAG ATTGCTCAGAGGAACAGCTTGGATATCGACGTTGATCTTGCCCTAGGCTTTGCCTCTCACTACTGTAAAATTGGAACCATGGAGTGTTTGGTTGAAGAAGGGAATGCTGCGGCCTTCCTGGGTCCTTTGATGCGAGCAGCTGAGAGGGGCTGCATGCAGGTAGTTCAATGGTTTGTTGACCGGGGATGTAGGGACATGGAACTATGCCTTGCCCTTACTGCCGCCGCCTCTAGCAGCCAGGTGGGAATTGCATCTTACCTTCTCCCACACATCCCGCAGCATGTCCTAGCTGCCCTGAGCATCGAGGTCCTAAAGGCAGCAGGTGAGAGAAGCAGCGGGTCTCTGGATGGCGTTGCATTCCTTCTCCGCAACAACTTCCTTGGCGACCCCGCAGCAACGTATGCTGTGGCCGACAGCATTGCGAGGTCCAGTGATGAGGCCGTGGCCCCTAATCTGAGAGCTTTTCTGAAGGAGCACTGGTCCGAGGCAGCTTATGCTGAGGGCTTGAGCTATGGGCAAAATCACTATGTGAATTTTATGAGGATTCTGAGAAGGGGTGGTTCACCCATCTGTCTCAAGGACCTTCCGCCACCCCTGGTGACTGCGATAGCATACTTGCCACTATACAGAGAGTGTCGGGAGAAGGGTGGGCAGTTGTTGCCACAAAAACTGAGAGGACAGCTTGTGGAGGCAGCTAGTAGGGTTGGCGGAAGGCCGGTGGAGAAGAATAGCCAGGCAAGAGAGCTTCTCGCAATTTTGGGGCAGCACCTTCCTACCTTCTTTCTGCAACTTCCAAACATCAGTAGCACCCTATTATAG